DNA from Roseimicrobium sp. ORNL1:
GTAGTTTCCGCCTTGGGAATCGAAGTGATAGATCATGGTGTCCGAGGAGCGAGCGACGCTGGCCCGGACGAAGAGCCATGAACCCACAAGACTGCTGATGGTGGGTGCACTCACGGAGGAGGCAACGAATGGGAAACTGAGATGTTGCAAGCGGGGATAACCGCGCAGAATCACGCCGCCACCCTCACCAACTCCCCGCTCTCCAGCGCCTCTGCGGCGGCTTGCACCACGCGCATGTACTTCATGCCTTCCAGGAAATCGGGCTTGGGACGCGGCGCTTTGGGGTTCATGACGGCATGCACAAAGTCGCTCTCGACGGTCCACTCCTTCACTTCGTCGCCGGGAATGGGTACCGACTGCATCTCGCTGCTGCCGCGTTTGCCCAAGTGGATTTCATCCGTGATGAAGTTGTAGGTGAGTGTGCCTTCGTGGCCGTAGATCTCGATGGAGTCCTGCGGGGGATGGGAGGCCACACCGCTGAAGCACAGGTTGCCGCGTGCGCCGTCGCGGAAGGTGCAGAGCACGTTGAGAAAATCGGGCACATCCACGGTGTAGCCGTCGCGCACGGGGGTGATGACCGCGCCATCGGCCTGCACGGAGACGATGTCTCCCAGCCAGCGCTGGATGACCTCCACATAGATGCCGAAGGTGAGCACCTGCAGGCCGCTGATTTCCACCCGCTGGCGCCAGTGGGCGGGAGCGGCGGGGTCCAGCCAGTTGCCGTTCAGGCTGTTCAGCCGCATCTGGTGCACCCGGCCAATCGCCCCCTCCGCCAGCAGTCGGCGCACGGTCCGGTCGCCCCGCATGCCCTGCGGAGGCGGGCAGAGAGCGGCGACGAGCTCGGAATTGCTGATGCTCGCCTCCCACATGAGCTGGGCCTCCGCCAGGCTCCGGGCCATGCGCGCCTGGCAGAAGACATGTTTCCCCGCCTTCAGGGCGTACACGCTGCAGTCGCTGTGCATGTAGGGCGTGGCACCGACCCAGACGACGTTGATGTCATCCCGGCTGGCCAGCTCCCACCATTTCTCCATGGGCTCAGCCTGAGGGACATGCTCCGCGCAGAAGCGGCGGCTGCTTTCCAAGGAGGAGTTGCACACGGCCACGATTTCCACCTCCTCCGGCATGGCCAGGAGGGCGGGAAGATGGCGGGATTTCACGATGCCACCTGCTCCAATAATGCCGATACGCACGGGCTTGCTCATGAGGCCAGTCTGGCGAGCGGGGGAAAGTTTTCAAAAGATTTGACTCAGAGGCCTTGCTGGCTACCCTCTCGGCCCCACGAATTTCCAACCCTCAGTAAGCCATGCCGAAATCCTGCCAAATCACCGGAGCCACCGTCACCACGGGGCATAAGATCCACCGTAGCGGTAAGGCCAAGAAAGAAGGCGGTATCGGTAAGCACATCACGAAGCGTGTGAAGCGCAAGATCTACCCGAACCTGCGTGACAAGCGCATCTGGGTTCCGGAAATCGGCAAGTGGGTGACCGTCCGCCTCACGGCCCGCGCTCTGAAGACCATGAACAAGAACGGCGCCTATCAGGTGCTGAAGAAGGCAGGCATTCTTTCCTAGTCGGTCGTTCGACTTCTTCCTTTCTTTCTAAAAGGCTGCACCTGAATCGGGTGCAGCTTTTTTGTTTGAGCGCGAGCCCTGACAGCGAAAGGGTGCCTGCGTGTTTCTCCATCAGTTGCCTGCGATTTCGCCTTGGATTTTTCGCGCAATTCCGTTTCGCTGTGGTTCTTTTCCGTCCCTCTCCCTCCAAAGCCATGAACGACCCCTGGCAGATCCTGATTCTCGATCGGCACACCGCTACGGAGAAGGACGTGAAGGCAGCCTATGCGCGCCTGCTGAAGCAGCATCGTCCGGACAGCGACCCCGAGGGCTTCCGCCGGGTGCGTGGGGCGTATGAGGCGGCGCTCGACTGGCTGCGGAATCGGGCCACCAATTACAATCTGCCTGAAGTTTCCTACGCAGACGCGGGAACGACCGACCCAAACGCCGCTGCCGGGACCGAGGGGAAAGATGGAAATCAGGGGAACCGCCTGGATCTGCCAGTGGTGTTCGAAGATTTTCCGCTGCCTGCGGATGCAAAGGAGGCGCTGGCCGAAGTCGAGCACGCCGCTCAGACGGGCAATGTGGAACAGCTGGAGGCGGCGCTGAAGACCTTCCAGGAGCGTTGTGAGGCCGGCAGTGTCTCCGGCGCATCCCGCACCACCGCGCTGGAGCGGGCCTTTAACGGACGCATCAATGACCTGGCCTCGGCAGTGACGAACAGTTTCCTCATCCGCTTGGCGGAGCTGGGGCAGACCAACATTTCACATCTGGTGATCTCCGCCTGGCAGGAGAGGGATGATCGGGGACGTCTGGTGCAGTTCAGCCGGGCGCTGATGGACCATGCACGTACCCTGGCCACGCCGGACGGTGCCTTTTTGCTGGCGCGCGTGGGTGTGCTGACCGGGCTGGAGCAGCCGGAAATGGCGAGCACCCTCGCGAATGCCGCCTACCCCCACCTGCCGGTGGATGCGCGCAATCACCTCATGGCGCAGCTCGAGCAGGAGGCGGCTCTGGGAAAAATCTTCGCGGAAGTGTCCCCGTCCATGAAGCCTTTCTGGTTCAGGCGGGTGCGTCAGGCTGGGGAAAAGTTTGACTGGAACAGCCCGGAGGCGCGCAAGGCCCTGAACGACGTCATCGAGCGCAACCGCTATGTGTGGGAAGGCTGGGGCGTGGTGAGGCAGCTCATGCCGCCGGCGA
Protein-coding regions in this window:
- a CDS encoding Gfo/Idh/MocA family oxidoreductase, coding for MSKPVRIGIIGAGGIVKSRHLPALLAMPEEVEIVAVCNSSLESSRRFCAEHVPQAEPMEKWWELASRDDINVVWVGATPYMHSDCSVYALKAGKHVFCQARMARSLAEAQLMWEASISNSELVAALCPPPQGMRGDRTVRRLLAEGAIGRVHQMRLNSLNGNWLDPAAPAHWRQRVEISGLQVLTFGIYVEVIQRWLGDIVSVQADGAVITPVRDGYTVDVPDFLNVLCTFRDGARGNLCFSGVASHPPQDSIEIYGHEGTLTYNFITDEIHLGKRGSSEMQSVPIPGDEVKEWTVESDFVHAVMNPKAPRPKPDFLEGMKYMRVVQAAAEALESGELVRVAA
- a CDS encoding J domain-containing protein: MNDPWQILILDRHTATEKDVKAAYARLLKQHRPDSDPEGFRRVRGAYEAALDWLRNRATNYNLPEVSYADAGTTDPNAAAGTEGKDGNQGNRLDLPVVFEDFPLPADAKEALAEVEHAAQTGNVEQLEAALKTFQERCEAGSVSGASRTTALERAFNGRINDLASAVTNSFLIRLAELGQTNISHLVISAWQERDDRGRLVQFSRALMDHARTLATPDGAFLLARVGVLTGLEQPEMASTLANAAYPHLPVDARNHLMAQLEQEAALGKIFAEVSPSMKPFWFRRVRQAGEKFDWNSPEARKALNDVIERNRYVWEGWGVVRQLMPPANWALVEHRLNNQVQQVHRQTGPKKVPGWALAMGVLFFINMLRFMATDRPSSSYSSPDTSRRPERVHIVGSNATDWTHRQPLTTTSSSPSGGEGTRMPLGGMPPLLPTTPMVDPLLPPPSSETQKKQEVRDLLEKGVMQDSVLQMPPAPQPSPLFPTR
- the rpmB gene encoding 50S ribosomal protein L28 — its product is MPKSCQITGATVTTGHKIHRSGKAKKEGGIGKHITKRVKRKIYPNLRDKRIWVPEIGKWVTVRLTARALKTMNKNGAYQVLKKAGILS